A genomic segment from Leptolyngbya boryana PCC 6306 encodes:
- a CDS encoding CPBP family intramembrane glutamic endopeptidase → MKLNFANLAHRPTPIRIGLFLLMLLAIWLPVKLPIEWVISVLYGVNDAARNLASIVTLVILYLEFIVLVRVWSRAVYHENLFKTYGLRQPRQTIRDLLKGLAIGLGSLMLMFLLQGLLGLVQWQTPQSSFPRILLEGWVMAIAVGFAEELLFRGWLLNELDRDYSPRISLWVSSLIFAIVHGTRPQFFALVLLGVALVWAKRGTEGRLGRSIGLHAGLVWGYYLVNVGQLVKYTNHAPEWVTGMDRNPLAGLIGILALSAIAFSIKKASVRALR, encoded by the coding sequence TTGAAGCTTAATTTTGCCAACCTTGCTCACCGCCCAACTCCGATCCGGATTGGGCTATTTTTGCTGATGTTGTTGGCAATTTGGTTGCCTGTGAAGCTCCCAATCGAGTGGGTGATTTCTGTTCTTTATGGCGTAAATGATGCGGCTCGAAATCTTGCTTCGATCGTGACGCTGGTGATTTTGTATCTCGAATTCATTGTCTTAGTGAGAGTTTGGAGTCGAGCGGTTTACCACGAGAATCTCTTCAAAACATATGGACTCAGGCAGCCTCGTCAAACTATTCGCGATTTGCTGAAAGGACTCGCGATCGGGCTTGGCAGTTTGATGCTGATGTTTTTACTGCAAGGTCTGTTGGGCTTGGTGCAGTGGCAAACTCCACAAAGTTCGTTTCCCCGAATTCTGCTCGAAGGTTGGGTGATGGCGATCGCAGTTGGTTTTGCAGAGGAATTGCTGTTTCGCGGCTGGTTGTTGAATGAACTCGATCGGGATTATTCGCCTCGGATTTCCTTGTGGGTGAGTAGTTTAATTTTTGCAATCGTTCATGGCACTCGACCGCAGTTTTTTGCGCTGGTGCTGCTTGGAGTAGCTTTAGTTTGGGCGAAACGAGGAACAGAAGGGCGATTAGGTCGATCGATCGGACTTCATGCTGGATTGGTGTGGGGCTATTACTTAGTGAATGTCGGGCAATTGGTGAAGTATACGAATCACGCTCCGGAGTGGGTGACGGGAATGGATCGAAATCCGTTGGCAGGGCTGATTGGGATTTTGGCATTGAGCGCGATCGCGTTCAGTATCAAAAAAGCGAGTGTAAGAGCGTTAAGATAG